The DNA region AAGCTGAACTGGAAAAAGAAAACAGTGAATTAAAAAAATCAAATGAAGACAAAGACCTCCGAATAGAACATCTTACCGAGCTTGTTCTTAAACGCAATAAAATGCTGTTTGGTCAGAAAAGCGAAAAGGGTAAATATCTATGTGATGGTCAGCTTTCATTTGAAGGATTTTTCAATGAAGCCGAAGAACAGTCAAATTTAGCTTTGTCGGAACCTAACGAAGAAAAGATAACGAGAAAGTCTGCAAAGACCGGAAAGCACCGCGGCAGAAATGAGATAAGAACAGACCTTGAAACCAAAAAGGTCGTTTTTGATCTGCCCGAGAATCAGCTTATCTGCGGTGTGTGCGGTGATGCTCTTACAGAATATACCGAAGAATATCTGACAACAAGGCTTGCGGTCATTCCCGAAAAGATCTACAAGATAGAATACTACCGCAAGGTCTATAAGTGCAGAAACTGCGATAAGAATGGGATCAGGTCCAACATAATCAAAGCGGAGAACAAGACTCCTGCCGCTGTCATCGAAAAGGGGCTGCCCGATCCGTCGCTGGTCGCGGATATAATGCAGAGAAAGTATCAGCTCGGAGAACCTCTGTATCGACAGGAGCAATACTGGAAGCTGAGGGGCATTTATCTGAACCGCACTTCACTTGCAAACTGGGTCATAAAGGGTGCAAAATGGTTTGAACCGGTCATCGGAATGCTGCGTATGTATTCATTCCTCGAACCGGTTTTGAATGCCGATGAGACTCCAACAAGGGTATTGAAGATAGACGGCAAGCCATCTAAGAAAAAATGCCAGATGTGGGTTATCTGCACAGGGGCAAGTGCATCAAAGAAGATCGCTTTGTACTATTACCGTGACAGCCGCAGCAAGATAACTGCCGAGAAGCTGCTTGAAGGATACACGGGTGTTGTGCAAACGGACGGAATGAAGTCCTATGGCAGCGGAGATTATGAGAGTGCCGGCTGCTGGGCTCATTGCCGGAGATACTTCTTCGACTGCATAACAGATGGAGATACCACCTGTCCATCAGCGCAGATAGTTGCACTGATCAGCAAGGCAGCAGACTATGAACAAGCGGCTAAGGAGGCAGAATACACAAGGGAGCAGATACTTGAAATGCGGCAGGAAAAAGTAAAGCCTCTGCTCGACAAGGCATATGAGATAATAAATACTCTGCGCCCTAGTCAAGGTTCAAACCTGGCTAAGGCAGTTACCTATGCCCAAAATCAGAAAAAGAAGCTGTACCTGTTCCTTGACAATCCCGATGTAGAAATGACAAATAATCTAGCCGAAAGAACGGTGAAGCCTTATGTCATCAACCGAAAGAATTTCCTTTTTAGCGACACGGAAAAAGGAGCCGCTGCAAGCGCAGCAGTTATGAGCATCATCGAAACAGCAAAAAGAAATGAGCTTGATGTCTATGGGTATCTGCTCTATCTGCTGACCGTCCTGCCCAAGTGGGGTGCGGATCCAACTGAAACACAGCTTAAATCGGTAATGCCTTGGAGCATGGCACTTCCACCATACTGTAAGCAAACTTACAGTGAGGTAAAGTAATTGGCTGTAAAGTAGAGTTACAGCCGTTGGTAGAGAAGTATAGTAACCGGTAGTAAAGTACAAGTAGATGGCTCTAATAATCAAAGCCGAGGTTTCATTGGAAGCCTCGGCTTTTCTCTTTAGGGGCTGGGTTTGGTTGGCGCTTACTATCAGGATGGCTTTATTATTTGTGAAAAGTAAGCATCAAACCGGCTCTTTCCAATGTTATTGGAATTACTCTTTTTGAACTGAAAACGGCATAAATACCAGCAGAACATAACACCCCCGAGCCCTCGGTCAAGTATTTCTCCGCATCAAGACCATTAGCTTGCGCAGTTGAAATTATCGAATACAGCGCCGCACTCGCTTTTGCTCCGTTGGCTGTGTTGCTGAATAGCCAGTTGCGTCTGTTATGTTTTTTAGAACATAACGTCTGCCGACAGCAAACGGTCTTATCGCATTCTCAGCCCTGTTGTTATCAATAGGAACATCACCGTTTTCAAGAAACGTGTAAAGATATTTCCGTTCATTCAACGCATGTCATATTTGGTTCGGACATAAAGCACCCCTCCGTTCGTGATGATACTTTAATGATACCACGAAAATGCTGATAG from Ruminococcus albus AD2013 includes:
- the tnpC gene encoding IS66 family transposase; protein product: MTYEELKKAYEEAAKKCSELESKKAELEKENSELKKSNEDKDLRIEHLTELVLKRNKMLFGQKSEKGKYLCDGQLSFEGFFNEAEEQSNLALSEPNEEKITRKSAKTGKHRGRNEIRTDLETKKVVFDLPENQLICGVCGDALTEYTEEYLTTRLAVIPEKIYKIEYYRKVYKCRNCDKNGIRSNIIKAENKTPAAVIEKGLPDPSLVADIMQRKYQLGEPLYRQEQYWKLRGIYLNRTSLANWVIKGAKWFEPVIGMLRMYSFLEPVLNADETPTRVLKIDGKPSKKKCQMWVICTGASASKKIALYYYRDSRSKITAEKLLEGYTGVVQTDGMKSYGSGDYESAGCWAHCRRYFFDCITDGDTTCPSAQIVALISKAADYEQAAKEAEYTREQILEMRQEKVKPLLDKAYEIINTLRPSQGSNLAKAVTYAQNQKKKLYLFLDNPDVEMTNNLAERTVKPYVINRKNFLFSDTEKGAAASAAVMSIIETAKRNELDVYGYLLYLLTVLPKWGADPTETQLKSVMPWSMALPPYCKQTYSEVK